CGAGCCAGCCGAAGGCGGCGGCGTACTCGTCGATCAGCGGCCGGTCGTAGAGGTGGGCGGCGTCCCGGGCGACGACGAAGAGCCGTACGTCCTGATCGGGGGGCTGCCCGGCGAGCTCCTCGAGCATGGCCCGGATCGGGGCCCAGCCGGTGCCCGCCGCGATGAGGCTGACCGGCCGGTCGGCGCGGCGGAAGGTCAGCTGCCCGCCGGCCGCGCCGAGCCGCAGCATCTCGCCGGGCCGGGCCTCGCGGACCAGGGCGGTACTGAGCCGGCCCTGCTCGATGCGGCTGACGTGCAGGTCGAGGGTGTCGTCCGGGCGCGGGGCGTTCCCCAGGGAGTACGTGCGCCAGATCCTCGGGACCCGCTCGCTGCTCACGCTCACGTACTGGCCGGGGAGATAGGGGAAGGGGGCGTGCGGGCGCAGGGTCAGCACCGCCATGTCCTGCCCGTACTGGAGGTGGCGCACGATCTCGGCGTCCCACCACGGCGGGTCCTCGCTCGAAGCGGCTCCTTCCATCATGGCGTCGGCGACCACCTGGTACGCCTCGGACCAGGCCTTCTCCACGCCCGGGGTCCAGGCCTCGCCGGAGGTCCGGGCGAGCGCGGCGAGCAGGCTGGAGCCGACGGCCGCGTAGTGCTCGGGCCTGGCGAGGAACTTGCGGTGGTCGCGGCCGAGGTCGTGGAGATAGGGGAGGAGGCCCTCGTCGTCCATGTGGGCGACCACGTGGGTCAGTGCGGCGAAGAGCCGGTCGCGCTGGCGTTCCATGTCTTCGGAGGAGGCCGGGAAGAGCTCACGGATCCCGGGGTTGTGCCAGAAGAGGTGGGAGTAGAAGTACTTGACCGCGTGCTCGGCCCTTCTCTCCACCACCGCGAAACTGCTCTTCAAGATCCTCGCATCCACAGAACCGAAAGTAGGAGGACCGGGGAACGCGAGGTCAAGCGATGGCGGATCTACGGACAGCCGCGGCGAACGACCCATATGGGATGGCGGCCTGCCCGCGGGATACGGTCAGCGGGTGCACGAGCCGACCTCCGCAGCCCCCGCAGACAGCACTCCTCCCCAGGGCCCGACCCTGTTCGACTGGGAGTTCGCGACCGATCCGTACCCGGCGTACGCCTGGCTGCGGGAGCACTCCCCGGTGCACCGCACCAAGCTCCCCAGCGGGGTCGAGGCCTGGCTGGTCACCCGGTACGCCGACGCCCGCCAGGCCCTCGCCGACCAGCGGCTCAGCAAGAACCCGGCGCACCACGCGGAGCCGGCGCACGCCAAGGGCAAGACCGGGATCCCGGGGGAGCGCAAGGCGGAGCTGATGACGCATCTGCTCAACATCGACCCGCCGGACCACACCCGGCTGCGGCGGCTGGTGTCGAAGGCGTTCACCCCGCGCAGGGTGGCCGAGTTCACCCCGCGGGTGCAGGAGCTGACCGACCACCTCATCGACCAGTTCGTGAGCAAGGGGGAGGCGGACCTCATCCACGAGTTCGCCTTCCCGCTCCCCATCTACGCCATCTGCGAGATGCTCGGCGTACCGCGCGAGGACCAGGACGACTTCCGCGACTGGGCCGGGATGATGATCCGGCACGGCGGCGGCCCGCGCGGCGGGGTCGCCCGCTCCGTGAAGCAGATGCGGACCTATCTCGGTGAACTCATCCACCGCAAAAGGGATGATCTGGGCAATGACCTCATCTCCGACCTGATCCGCGCGAGCGACCACGGGGACCACCTGACGGAGGCCGAGGCCACGGCGATGGCCTTCATCCTCCTGTTCGCGGGTTTCGAAACCACGGTCAATTTGATCGGAAACGGGGTACATGCCCTGTTCATGAACCCCGATCAGCGCACCCGCCTCCAGGACTCGCTCGCCGCCGGCGAGAGCGGCCTGCTGGAGACCGGCATCGAGGAGCTGCTCCGCTACGACGGCCCCGTGGAGCTGGCCACCTGGCGCTTCGCCACCGAGCCGCTGACCCTCGGGGGCCAGGACATCGCGGCCGGCGATCCGGTGCTCGTCGTCCTCGCCGCGGCCGACCGGGATCCCGAGCGGTTCGCCGATCCGGACACCCTCGACCTCTCCCGCACCGACAACCAGCACCTCGGATACGGGCACGGCATCCACTACTGCCTGGGTGCTCCGCTCGCACGACTTGAGGGGCAGACGGCGCTTGCGACTTTGCTGACGCGTCTGCCGGATCTGGAACTCGCTCTTCCGCCCAACGAGCTTCGCTGGCGCGGGGGTCTGATCATGCGTGGCCTGCGCACTCTTCCCGTCCGGTTCACACCCCGAAACACCTGAACGTCCCCTGACCGGAAGTCAGCGCACGCCAAGAGTTGTGACTTGCATGCCAAGAAGGCTAGGTTCTGCCGTTACCCAGCCGTTATGCGAAAGGTGCAGCTCATGCGTTCCGGGAACGGCCGCCACAGACGCCCCCGCCAGGTACCCGCGATAGTCGTCACCGCCGGAGTCACCGGTTCCGCGTTGGCCCTGCCACTTCTCGCTGCCACCGGCGCGAGCGCGGCGGACACCTCCACGTGGGACAAGGTCGCCGAGTGCGAGAGCGGCGGCTCCTGGAGCGCCAACTCCGGCAGCGGGTCCTACGGCGGACTTTCGTTCACGCAGGAGCAGTGGAACTCCTCGGGCGGCCTCGACTTCGCCGAGCGCCCCGACCTCGCCAGCCGTTCGCAGCAGATCGCCGTCGCCGAGCGGGTGCTGGGCAGCCAGGGCCCCCAGGCGTGGGGGCAGTGCTCGGAGTCGGCCGGGCTGACCCAGCAGGCCCCCGCCGCGACCGTGGATCCGGGCCTGCCCGGCACGCTCGGCCCCGTCGCCCCGAGCCCCTCGCGCCCCGACCACTCGGTCCCGAAGGGCGGCTCCGGAGTGAAGGCGCTGGACTTCGGCGCCCCGACCCCGGCCCCGGACTTCACGATCCCGCCGGCGCCGCTCGCGCCGAACAGCGGACTGCCCGTCATGCCCGACCCGGACCTGCCGTCCACGTCGCCGACCGTCCCGGTGCTCCCGGGCGACCCGACCGCGAACCCGGGTACCCCCACGGCCCCGACGACGCCCACCGCGCCGACGACCCCGGGGAGCCCGACCACGCCCGGGAACCCGGCGGACCCGACCGCTCCGGTCGTCCCGGCCAACCCCGGCACCCCCGCGGCCCCGGGCACCCCGGGCGCCTCCACCGACCCGAGTGCCATCCCGGACACCTCCGGCACCGGCAAGCACCGTGGTACGCCCGCGCCGGAACTGCCTGCGGCATCTGAGGGGGCGTCGGCCCCCTCGTACACCGTCCAGGCGGGCGACAGCCTGGCCACCATCGCGTCCGCCAAGGGGCTCAAGGGCGGCTGGAACGCGCTCTACCAGGCCAACGAGCAGGTCATCGGCAATGACGCCGATCTGATCAAGCCCGGTCAGAATCTGGATCTAAGGCAGAAATAACGGCACTTCGGGCATCCGTAAAGAGCTGAATGTCCGTTATCTGCAAGTGAGACATGTGTCTCTTCCGGTCAACTGGCGTGTCCCGCCTGGAGCCTTCCGCAAACCCCGTCCTCACCTGCGCAAACGGCCCTAAAGGGAGCGCAAGTAGGGGCCGCATCTCCCCGGTGTTCCTCGTTGAACATCGGGGAGAGACGTGTCTACCTTCTGAGTCGCCCGCCACCGCGGGCTCCTTCGACCGCATCGCCGAATCCTGCCGGCGGACGGGGGGAACAGTCGTCGCGTCAAGCGCCGAAGGCAGGAGCGGGGGAACCAAGGTAGGCGCCGGGACCGGCCGTTGAGAGACGGCCGCGGAAACGGCTAGGGGTTAAGTCGTGCGCCACGTCGCACGGCCGGGCACTCATCAGCCCGAACCCGACAGCTCACCTCGTAGGCGTCGGTGAGGAGAACTCCATGCTGCTTTCCGGCAAGGGCAAGCACCGCCGCGCCACGGCCATTCAGCGGACCACCCGCATCGTCACGCTCGCCGGCGTCGCCGGTGTCGCCGTCGCCGCCCCGCTGATGGCGGCCGGCTCGGCCTCCGCCGCCACCTCCGGTGAGTGGGACCGCGTCGCGCAGTGCGAGTCCGGCGGCAACTGGTCCATCAACACGGGCAACGGCTACTACGGCGGCCTGCAGTTCTCGTCCTCCACCTGGGCCGCGTACGGCGGCAAGGCCTACGCCGCGCAGGCCAACCAGGCCTCCAAGTCGCAGCAGATAGCCATCGCCGAGAAGGTCCTCAAGGGCCAGGGCAAGGGCGCGTGGCCGTCCTGCGGCGTCGGCCTCTCCAACTCCTCCTACACCGGCGGTGGTACGACCGACACCCCGAAGAAGACGGAGCAGAAGACCGAGACCAAGAAGACCCAGCCGAAGAAGACCGAGCCGAAGAAGGAGACGAAGCGCTCCGAGGCTCCGACGACCCGCTCCGAGCGCTCCGAGGCCCTGGCCCCGAAGACCGGCAACGGCTCGTACGAGGTCAAGCCCGGCGACACCCTGGGCACCATCGCCGAGGCCAACGGCGTCAAGGGCGGCTGGGAGAAGCTCTTCGAGCTCAACAAGGACATCGTCTCGGACGCCGACCTGATCTTCCCGGGTCAGAAGCTGAAGCTCAGCTGAACCCTGCCGCAACAACTGCGGCAGCGAGCACAACACGCAGCATCCCCACCGCCCGGCGCGTCTTCCCCCCACGCGCCGGGCGGCGGCGTTTGTCCGGCCCGAGCCCCTCCTGTTCCCCTCCCCCGTCCCGCCACGGACCCGGCCGGGACGCCGGCAGTCGAGAGTCCTATGTACCGGAAGGCGGGTATTCGGGCCCTTTTTCGTCCCAGGAGGCGGGCGGTCGGCTGGCCGAGTGCCCGGAGCCGGTTAGGCTCTAGTCGGCGGGGCCATCCCACGGCCTGACATGCCACCGCACACCCAGCGTCACATCCCAGAAGGAGATGCTCGTGCCGTCCATCGACGTCGTCGTAGCCCGGGAAATCCTGGACTCCCGAGGCAACCCCACGGTCGAGGTCGAGGTGGGCCTCGACGATGGCAGCACCGGCCGTGCTGCAGTTCCGTCCGGCGCCTCCACCGGTGCCTTCGAGGCCATTGAGCTCCGTGACGGTGACCCCAACCGTTACATGGGCAAGGGTGTCGAGAAGGCCGTCCTCGCGGTCATCGAGCAGATCGGCCCGGAGCTCGTCGGCTACGACGCCACCGAGCAGCGCCTGATCGACCAGGCCATGTTCGACCTGGACGCCACCGACAACAAGGGCTCGCTCGGCGCCAACGCCATCCTCGGCGTGTCCCTCGCCGTCGCGCACGCCGCGTCCGAGGCCTCGGACCTCCCGCTCTTCCGCTACCTCGGCGGCCCGAACGCGCACCTGCTGCCCGTTCCGATGATGAACATCCTCAACGGTGGGTCGCACGCCGACTCCAACGTGGACATCCAGGAGTTCATGATCGCCCCGATCGGCGCGGAGTCCTTCTCCGAGGCGCTGCGCTGGGGTGCCGAGGTGTACCACACCCTCAAGAAGGTCCTGCACACCAAGGGCCTGTCCACCGGCCTGGGCGACGAGGGCGGCTTCGCCCCGAACCTGGAGTCCAACCGCGCCGCGCTCGACCTCATCGTCGAGGCCATCAAGCAGGCCGGCTACGTCCCCGGCAAGGACATCGCGCTCGCGCTCGACGTCGCCGCGTCCGAGTTCTACAAGGACGGCAAGTACGAGTTCGAGGGCCAGTCCCGCTCGGCCGCCGAGATGACCGAGTACTACGAGGAGCTCGTCTCCGCGTACCCGATGGTCTCCATCGAGGACCCGCTGTACGAAGACGACTGGGCCGGCTGGAAGACCCTCACCGACAAGCTGGGCACCAAGGTCCAGATCGTCGGCGACGACCTCTTCGTCACCAACCCGGAGCGCCTGGCCCGCGGTATCGAGGAGGGCTCCGCGAACGCCCTGCTCGTCAAGGTGAACCAGATCGGTTCGCTGACCGAGACCCTCGACGCCGTCGAGATGGCCCAGCGCAACGGCTTCAAGTGCATGATGTCGCACCGCTCCGGTGAGACGGAGGACGTCACCATCGCCGACCTCGCCGTCGCCGTGAACTGCGGTCAGATCAAGACCGGCGCCCCGGCCCGCTCGGACCGCGTCGCCAAGTACAACCAGCTGCTGCGCATCGAGGAGATCCTCGACGACGCCGCGGTGTACGCGGGCCGCTCCGCCTTCCCGCGCTTCAAGGGCTAAGGGTTAACCACGCTCTTGCTTCCGTACGTCCCCGCACTCGGTCCCGTACCGTGTGCGGGGACGTATTGCGTAGTGCGTACCGCGTACAAGGGGAGGCGGGATCAATGGCCGGGAACCGGGATCGGTTCTCCACCTTCTCCACCGCGACCAGGCTCAAGCAGCTCGGCGAGCGGACCGCCGCCCACGTCTACCGCTCGCAGACGCGCCGTCAGGTCCGCCGCAGCCGGCTCACCGGCCGGGCCGCGCTCCTGGTGCTCGTCCTCTGTACGCTGGTCGTCGCCCTCGCGTATCCGATGCGCCAGTACGTCTCCCAGCGCTCGGAGATCGCGAAGCAGCAGCGGGCCGCCGAGGCCGCGAGCCGGCGCCTCGAGCGCCTGCGCGACGAGAAGGCCCGCTGGCAGGACAACGCGTACGCGGAGCAGCAGGCGCGCAAGCACCTGCACTTCGTCCGCCCGGGCGAGATCAGCTACATCATGACCGACCCCGGGGCCGGGGCCGCCGAGCGGCACCGCACCGGAACGGCCGGATCCGACCGGCCCTGGTACTCGAACGTCTGGGACGGCGTCGACAAGGCCGACCGCCCCGGCGAGTGACCGGCAACGGCACTCCGAGTACCGCACCCCGAGCACCGCACCCACCCACGAGAACGAAGAGACTTCCTCCAGGCATGCAGACGCCCCCGCCCCAGACCGACCGGACCGAGCCGACCGACGCGGACATCGAGGCGTTCGAGCAGCAGCTCGGCCGCCCGCCGCGCGGGCTGCGCGCCATCGCCCACCGCTGCCCCTGCGGCCAGCCGGACGTGGTGGAGACCGCCCCGCGCCTCCCCGACGGCACGCCCTTCCCGACGACGTACTACCTCACCTGCCCGCGCGCGGCCTCCGCGATCGGCACCCTCGAGGCGAACGGCGTGATGAAGGAGATGCAGGCCCGGCTCGCCGAGGACCCCGAACTGGCCGCCGCCTACCAGGCCGCGCACGAGGACTACATCCGTCGCCGCGACGCCATCGAGGTGCTCCAGGGCTTCCCGAGCGCCGGCGGGATGCCGGACCGGGTGAAGTGCCTGCACGTGCTGGTCGGCCACTCGCTCGCCGCCGGCCCCGGGGTGAACCCGTTCGGCGACGAGGCGCTGGCGATGCTGCCGGAGTGGTGGGCCAAGGGC
The Streptomyces sp. NBC_01296 DNA segment above includes these coding regions:
- a CDS encoding LysM peptidoglycan-binding domain-containing protein, which gives rise to MRSGNGRHRRPRQVPAIVVTAGVTGSALALPLLAATGASAADTSTWDKVAECESGGSWSANSGSGSYGGLSFTQEQWNSSGGLDFAERPDLASRSQQIAVAERVLGSQGPQAWGQCSESAGLTQQAPAATVDPGLPGTLGPVAPSPSRPDHSVPKGGSGVKALDFGAPTPAPDFTIPPAPLAPNSGLPVMPDPDLPSTSPTVPVLPGDPTANPGTPTAPTTPTAPTTPGSPTTPGNPADPTAPVVPANPGTPAAPGTPGASTDPSAIPDTSGTGKHRGTPAPELPAASEGASAPSYTVQAGDSLATIASAKGLKGGWNALYQANEQVIGNDADLIKPGQNLDLRQK
- a CDS encoding transglycosylase family protein, yielding MLLSGKGKHRRATAIQRTTRIVTLAGVAGVAVAAPLMAAGSASAATSGEWDRVAQCESGGNWSINTGNGYYGGLQFSSSTWAAYGGKAYAAQANQASKSQQIAIAEKVLKGQGKGAWPSCGVGLSNSSYTGGGTTDTPKKTEQKTETKKTQPKKTEPKKETKRSEAPTTRSERSEALAPKTGNGSYEVKPGDTLGTIAEANGVKGGWEKLFELNKDIVSDADLIFPGQKLKLS
- the eno gene encoding phosphopyruvate hydratase — protein: MLVPSIDVVVAREILDSRGNPTVEVEVGLDDGSTGRAAVPSGASTGAFEAIELRDGDPNRYMGKGVEKAVLAVIEQIGPELVGYDATEQRLIDQAMFDLDATDNKGSLGANAILGVSLAVAHAASEASDLPLFRYLGGPNAHLLPVPMMNILNGGSHADSNVDIQEFMIAPIGAESFSEALRWGAEVYHTLKKVLHTKGLSTGLGDEGGFAPNLESNRAALDLIVEAIKQAGYVPGKDIALALDVAASEFYKDGKYEFEGQSRSAAEMTEYYEELVSAYPMVSIEDPLYEDDWAGWKTLTDKLGTKVQIVGDDLFVTNPERLARGIEEGSANALLVKVNQIGSLTETLDAVEMAQRNGFKCMMSHRSGETEDVTIADLAVAVNCGQIKTGAPARSDRVAKYNQLLRIEEILDDAAVYAGRSAFPRFKG
- a CDS encoding FtsB family cell division protein, producing MAGNRDRFSTFSTATRLKQLGERTAAHVYRSQTRRQVRRSRLTGRAALLVLVLCTLVVALAYPMRQYVSQRSEIAKQQRAAEAASRRLERLRDEKARWQDNAYAEQQARKHLHFVRPGEISYIMTDPGAGAAERHRTGTAGSDRPWYSNVWDGVDKADRPGE
- a CDS encoding DUF501 domain-containing protein: MQTPPPQTDRTEPTDADIEAFEQQLGRPPRGLRAIAHRCPCGQPDVVETAPRLPDGTPFPTTYYLTCPRAASAIGTLEANGVMKEMQARLAEDPELAAAYQAAHEDYIRRRDAIEVLQGFPSAGGMPDRVKCLHVLVGHSLAAGPGVNPFGDEALAMLPEWWAKGACVTPCAEKAQTKESDA
- a CDS encoding globin domain-containing protein; amino-acid sequence: MKSSFAVVERRAEHAVKYFYSHLFWHNPGIRELFPASSEDMERQRDRLFAALTHVVAHMDDEGLLPYLHDLGRDHRKFLARPEHYAAVGSSLLAALARTSGEAWTPGVEKAWSEAYQVVADAMMEGAASSEDPPWWDAEIVRHLQYGQDMAVLTLRPHAPFPYLPGQYVSVSSERVPRIWRTYSLGNAPRPDDTLDLHVSRIEQGRLSTALVREARPGEMLRLGAAGGQLTFRRADRPVSLIAAGTGWAPIRAMLEELAGQPPDQDVRLFVVARDAAHLYDRPLIDEYAAAFGWLGVTYITPAPGQHRNQATGRLATALGHRALWPDQDVYLSGPPPFIDETAYVLRELGALPGRIFHDSVPAAGTGHGPNGRPLGFGEWFLGRPAPHWHNPSGRAPR
- a CDS encoding cytochrome P450 family protein, with protein sequence MHEPTSAAPADSTPPQGPTLFDWEFATDPYPAYAWLREHSPVHRTKLPSGVEAWLVTRYADARQALADQRLSKNPAHHAEPAHAKGKTGIPGERKAELMTHLLNIDPPDHTRLRRLVSKAFTPRRVAEFTPRVQELTDHLIDQFVSKGEADLIHEFAFPLPIYAICEMLGVPREDQDDFRDWAGMMIRHGGGPRGGVARSVKQMRTYLGELIHRKRDDLGNDLISDLIRASDHGDHLTEAEATAMAFILLFAGFETTVNLIGNGVHALFMNPDQRTRLQDSLAAGESGLLETGIEELLRYDGPVELATWRFATEPLTLGGQDIAAGDPVLVVLAAADRDPERFADPDTLDLSRTDNQHLGYGHGIHYCLGAPLARLEGQTALATLLTRLPDLELALPPNELRWRGGLIMRGLRTLPVRFTPRNT